From one Flavobacterium sp. N502536 genomic stretch:
- a CDS encoding ATP-dependent DNA helicase RecQ has product MPEAQEILLKYWKHDSFRPLQKEIIDSVLNGQDTFALLPTGGGKSICFQVPSMMKEGVCLVISPLVALMKDQVANLQKRNIKAIALTGGIHTEEIIDLLDNCQYGNYKFLYLSPERLQSDWILERIKNLPINLIAIDEAHCVSQWGHDFRPAYLKISELKKYFPKIPFLALTATATPRVIEDIKTELGLKDPLFFQQSFERKNIAYMVFEVEDKLYRTEQILKKNPQPSIIYVRNRKSCLNLSTQLQSLGFTATYYHGGLSPKEKDKNMQLWMSEQTQVIVATNAFGMGIDKDNVKTVIHTQLPENLENYYQESGRAGRNGEKAFSVLLFNNSDANQTEQQFLSILPDKKFLKTMYIKLCTYFQIAYGEGLDDSFSFKLNHFCNKYDFPTLKTYNALQFLNQQGIITMTQEFSEKITLQFLIESKEVIRYTSLNPNDEEIILTILRTYPGVCEMKTPFNLSLIAKKSQHTEEQVATLLEKLKGKEIIEYKAKNNDATILFNEVREDELTINRVSKYLEKQNELKKEQLSAVLYYIKESKTCKNRLILDYFGEETTENCGVCSYCITRKGKITEADSIADKILHLLKSTTLTSREIQTQIKLDANDIIVVLQELLENNHITVLANNKYTLKS; this is encoded by the coding sequence ATGCCAGAAGCGCAAGAAATTCTCTTAAAATACTGGAAACACGACAGTTTTAGACCGTTACAAAAGGAGATTATTGACTCCGTTTTGAATGGCCAGGACACTTTTGCATTACTCCCCACAGGTGGAGGGAAATCGATTTGTTTTCAGGTTCCGTCTATGATGAAGGAAGGCGTTTGTTTAGTCATTTCGCCTTTGGTCGCCCTAATGAAGGATCAGGTAGCCAACCTGCAGAAACGCAACATAAAAGCGATTGCGCTTACTGGAGGCATACATACCGAAGAAATTATTGATCTACTCGATAATTGCCAATACGGAAATTACAAGTTTTTATACCTTTCTCCCGAAAGACTTCAATCGGACTGGATATTGGAACGCATTAAAAACCTTCCCATTAATTTAATTGCAATCGACGAAGCCCATTGTGTTTCTCAATGGGGACACGATTTTCGCCCGGCTTACCTCAAAATTTCAGAACTCAAGAAGTATTTTCCAAAAATTCCTTTTTTAGCTCTGACGGCAACAGCAACTCCAAGAGTCATTGAAGACATTAAAACAGAGCTAGGACTCAAAGACCCCCTCTTTTTTCAGCAATCTTTTGAAAGAAAAAACATTGCTTACATGGTCTTCGAAGTGGAAGACAAACTGTACCGCACCGAACAAATCTTAAAGAAAAACCCGCAGCCTTCTATTATATATGTACGAAACCGAAAATCGTGCCTGAACCTGTCAACACAACTCCAATCGTTAGGATTCACCGCAACTTATTACCACGGTGGACTTTCGCCTAAAGAAAAAGACAAAAACATGCAGTTGTGGATGTCGGAACAAACGCAGGTTATTGTAGCCACCAATGCGTTTGGAATGGGAATCGACAAAGACAATGTAAAAACGGTTATCCACACACAGCTCCCCGAAAACCTGGAAAACTATTATCAGGAATCCGGAAGAGCAGGCCGAAATGGAGAAAAAGCTTTCTCGGTATTGCTTTTCAATAATTCAGATGCCAACCAGACTGAACAGCAGTTTTTAAGCATCTTACCCGATAAGAAGTTTCTGAAAACCATGTACATCAAACTCTGTACTTATTTTCAAATTGCTTACGGAGAAGGCTTAGACGATTCCTTTTCTTTCAAACTGAATCATTTTTGCAACAAATACGACTTCCCTACCCTAAAAACCTACAATGCCTTACAGTTTTTAAACCAGCAGGGAATCATTACTATGACACAGGAATTTTCAGAAAAAATCACCCTGCAATTTTTAATTGAATCAAAAGAAGTGATTCGCTATACGAGTCTGAATCCAAATGACGAAGAAATCATATTGACGATTTTAAGAACGTATCCTGGAGTTTGCGAAATGAAAACACCATTTAATCTTTCGCTAATTGCAAAAAAATCACAGCACACAGAAGAACAGGTTGCTACTCTTTTAGAAAAACTAAAAGGAAAAGAAATCATTGAATACAAAGCCAAAAACAACGACGCGACTATATTATTTAACGAAGTTCGTGAGGATGAACTCACCATAAACCGCGTTTCAAAATACCTGGAAAAACAGAATGAGCTCAAAAAAGAACAACTTTCGGCTGTTCTCTATTATATAAAAGAGAGCAAGACCTGCAAAAACCGACTGATTCTGGATTACTTCGGAGAAGAAACCACTGAAAACTGTGGCGTTTGCTCCTATTGTATTACTCGAAAAGGAAAAATTACAGAAGCTGATTCGATTGCCGATAAAATTCTGCATTTATTAAAATCAACCACTTTAACCTCCAGAGAAATTCAGACTCAGATCAAACTGGACGCCAACGACATTATTGTGGTGCTTCAGGAATTATTAGAAAACAATCATATCACCGTACTGGCGAATAATAAATACACTTTAAAATCATAA
- a CDS encoding YqgE/AlgH family protein, which translates to MISEKLKKGHLLIAEPSIIGDLSFNRSVILLADHNKEGSIGFIINKPLKYTINDLIPEIDATFKIYNGGPVEQDNLYFIHNIPELIPNSVEISNGIYWGGDFESTKDLINDGSISKNNIRFFLGYTGWDENQLENEMQGNSWIITDNSYKNKIIGKSTTHFWKEQIIELGGDYVIWSNAPENPYLN; encoded by the coding sequence ATGATTTCAGAAAAATTAAAAAAAGGACACCTGCTTATTGCCGAGCCTTCTATAATTGGAGATTTATCATTTAATAGATCGGTAATTTTATTAGCAGACCATAACAAAGAAGGATCAATAGGTTTTATCATTAATAAACCCTTAAAGTATACTATTAATGACTTAATACCTGAAATTGATGCCACTTTCAAGATATATAACGGAGGTCCTGTTGAACAGGATAACCTTTATTTTATCCACAATATTCCTGAGCTAATCCCAAATAGTGTTGAGATTTCTAACGGGATTTATTGGGGAGGCGATTTTGAATCCACCAAGGACCTAATAAACGATGGATCTATCAGTAAAAATAACATTCGTTTTTTCTTAGGATATACGGGTTGGGATGAAAATCAGCTTGAGAATGAAATGCAGGGAAATTCCTGGATCATCACCGATAATAGTTATAAAAACAAAATTATCGGAAAATCGACCACCCATTTTTGGAAAGAGCAAATCATTGAACTTGGAGGCGACTATGTTATTTGGTCAAATGCACCTGAAAATCCATATCTGAATTAA
- a CDS encoding HU family DNA-binding protein, with translation MNKSELIDAIAADAGITKAAAKLALESFLGNVGATLKKGGRVSLVGFGSWSVSARAARDGRNPQTGKTIQIAAKNVVKFKAGAELEGAVN, from the coding sequence ATGAACAAATCAGAATTAATCGATGCTATCGCTGCTGATGCAGGAATCACAAAAGCTGCGGCAAAATTAGCTTTAGAATCATTTTTAGGAAACGTAGGAGCTACTTTGAAAAAAGGTGGTAGAGTTTCGTTAGTAGGTTTTGGATCATGGTCAGTATCTGCTAGAGCTGCTAGAGACGGTAGAAACCCACAGACTGGAAAAACAATTCAGATCGCTGCTAAAAATGTAGTAAAATTTAAAGCTGGAGCTGAATTAGAAGGTGCAGTGAACTAA
- the fmt gene encoding methionyl-tRNA formyltransferase: MEKLRIIFMGTPEFAVGILDTILKNNYDVVGVITAADKPAGRGQKIKYSAVKEYALANNLTLLQPTNLKDESFLAELKALNANLQIVVAFRMLPKVVWEMPSLGTFNLHASLLPNYRGAAPINWAIINGETKTGVTTFFIDDKIDTGAMILNSEIAIEPEENAGQLHDRLMLLGSETVIETLKVIENGNVKTTIQEDTAEIKTAYKLNKENCKIDWTKSGAEINNLIRGLSPYPASWCFLKDKEEEQSIKIYEAKLLSETHSHETGSLICSKKEIKVAVQDGYIQILSLQLPGKKRMQVAELLNGITFSDTAKVY, encoded by the coding sequence ATGGAAAAATTGAGAATTATTTTCATGGGAACTCCGGAATTTGCTGTTGGCATTCTGGATACCATTCTTAAAAACAATTACGACGTTGTTGGCGTGATCACTGCAGCAGACAAACCTGCAGGGCGTGGACAAAAAATAAAATACTCTGCAGTAAAAGAATATGCACTGGCAAACAACCTGACCTTACTACAGCCTACGAATTTAAAAGACGAAAGTTTCTTAGCCGAACTAAAAGCGCTGAACGCCAATTTGCAAATTGTGGTAGCTTTTAGAATGTTGCCAAAAGTAGTCTGGGAAATGCCAAGCCTTGGAACATTTAACCTTCACGCTTCCTTACTACCAAATTACCGTGGTGCAGCACCTATCAACTGGGCAATTATCAACGGAGAAACCAAAACCGGAGTTACCACCTTCTTTATAGATGACAAAATAGATACCGGAGCAATGATCCTAAACTCGGAAATTGCAATTGAACCGGAAGAAAATGCCGGGCAACTACACGACCGACTGATGTTATTAGGCAGCGAAACCGTTATTGAAACTTTAAAAGTGATTGAAAACGGAAATGTAAAAACTACTATCCAGGAAGATACTGCCGAAATTAAAACCGCCTACAAACTAAACAAAGAAAACTGCAAAATCGACTGGACAAAATCAGGAGCCGAAATCAACAATCTGATTCGTGGTTTGAGTCCGTATCCTGCATCCTGGTGTTTCCTAAAAGACAAAGAGGAAGAACAAAGCATCAAAATATATGAAGCAAAACTACTTTCCGAAACACATTCACATGAGACCGGAAGCCTGATTTGCAGTAAAAAAGAAATAAAAGTTGCCGTTCAGGATGGGTACATTCAAATTTTAAGTTTACAGCTGCCGGGAAAAAAAAGAATGCAGGTGGCAGAATTGCTAAATGGCATCACTTTTTCGGATACGGCAAAAGTCTATTAA